One window of the Streptomyces sp. NBC_00259 genome contains the following:
- a CDS encoding acyltransferase family protein, whose amino-acid sequence MFHAPNGLQRDRLPEASREPEPVRDTIATTATSVTAASATAAKATTAPGAAAEPAKRRDAYFDNAKYLAIVLVAVAHAWEPLMDGSRATRAAYMFVYTFHMPAFIIISGYFSRSFTARPDQLKRLVSGVVVPYVVFEVAYTLFKRWADDDPDYPFSMNDPLYLTWFLIALFVWRLSTPLWRSVKWPLAIALALAAIGTLTPGMGQSLDLQRILQFLPFFVLGLSMKPEHFQMLRRREVRLLALPVFAGAAVFTYWAAPDVRMGWFYHSSSAVELEAPWWTGPLMTLGLFVCGLVLTAAFLAWVPRRRTWFTVLGAGTICGYLLHGFLVKSLDYLGLVAQHPWLAEPAGEIVVTLAAAAAVTLLCTPPVRRALRFATEPELSWAFRRDVTELSGRAAGASSRTSR is encoded by the coding sequence ATGTTCCACGCGCCGAATGGATTGCAGAGGGACCGGCTCCCCGAGGCTTCCCGCGAGCCGGAGCCCGTCCGCGACACGATCGCGACAACCGCGACGAGCGTGACGGCCGCGTCAGCGACCGCCGCGAAGGCCACGACCGCGCCTGGGGCCGCGGCCGAACCGGCCAAGAGACGCGACGCCTACTTCGACAACGCCAAGTACCTGGCGATCGTGCTGGTGGCGGTGGCCCACGCGTGGGAGCCGCTGATGGACGGCAGCCGCGCCACCAGGGCGGCGTACATGTTCGTCTACACCTTCCACATGCCGGCGTTCATCATCATCTCCGGCTACTTCTCGCGGAGCTTCACGGCCCGGCCCGACCAGCTGAAGCGGCTGGTGAGCGGGGTCGTGGTGCCGTACGTCGTCTTCGAGGTGGCGTACACGCTCTTCAAGCGCTGGGCCGACGACGACCCGGACTACCCGTTCAGCATGAACGATCCGCTCTATCTGACCTGGTTCCTGATCGCGCTGTTCGTGTGGCGGCTGTCGACGCCGCTGTGGCGCTCGGTCAAGTGGCCGCTGGCGATCGCCCTGGCCCTCGCGGCGATCGGAACGCTCACCCCGGGGATGGGCCAGAGCCTCGACCTCCAGCGGATCCTGCAGTTCCTGCCGTTCTTCGTGCTCGGTCTGTCGATGAAGCCGGAGCACTTCCAGATGCTGCGGCGCCGCGAGGTGCGGCTGCTGGCGCTGCCGGTGTTCGCGGGCGCGGCGGTGTTCACGTACTGGGCGGCGCCGGACGTCCGGATGGGCTGGTTCTACCACTCCAGCAGCGCCGTGGAACTGGAGGCGCCCTGGTGGACGGGGCCCCTCATGACGCTCGGGCTGTTCGTCTGCGGGCTGGTGCTCACCGCGGCCTTCCTCGCCTGGGTGCCGCGCCGCAGGACCTGGTTCACCGTGCTGGGCGCGGGCACCATCTGCGGCTATCTGCTGCACGGCTTCCTGGTGAAGTCCCTCGACTATCTCGGACTGGTGGCGCAGCACCCCTGGCTGGCCGAGCCCGCCGGGGAGATCGTGGTGACGCTGGCGGCCGCCGCGGCCGTGACCCTGCTCTGCACACCGCCGGTGCGCCGTGCGCTGCGGTTCGCGACGGAGCCGGAGCTGTCGTGGGCGTTCCGGCGGGACGTCACCGAGCTGTCAGGCCGAGCAGCCGGCGCATCGTCGCGTACTTCTCGCTGA
- a CDS encoding HD domain-containing protein, translating into MPHLTLAQVEAIAREAHAHQTDKAGRPYAEHIQAVAEGVRARGGTDEQIAAAWLHDAVEDDVLSREWLEAAELPQSVKDMVDAMTKRPGEEAAAYARRILATPGALLVKESDLAHNADPARLAVLDGPTRARLSEKYATMRRLLGLTAR; encoded by the coding sequence ATGCCCCACCTCACGCTCGCCCAGGTCGAAGCGATCGCCCGCGAGGCCCACGCGCACCAGACGGACAAGGCGGGACGGCCCTACGCCGAGCACATCCAGGCCGTGGCCGAGGGCGTACGGGCCAGGGGCGGCACCGACGAACAGATCGCCGCGGCCTGGCTGCACGACGCGGTCGAGGACGACGTACTGTCGCGGGAGTGGCTGGAGGCCGCCGAACTCCCGCAGTCCGTCAAGGACATGGTCGACGCGATGACGAAGCGTCCGGGGGAGGAGGCAGCTGCGTATGCCCGGCGCATCCTCGCCACCCCCGGCGCCCTCCTCGTCAAGGAGTCCGACCTCGCGCACAACGCGGACCCGGCCCGCCTCGCCGTGCTCGACGGGCCGACCCGGGCCCGCCTCAGCGAGAAGTACGCGACGATGCGCCGGCTGCTCGGCCTGACAGCTCGGTGA
- a CDS encoding PP2C family protein-serine/threonine phosphatase, translating to MARGAADSYTARWRKSMHRARTALRKSGVDYFRGDGSDWIALVGLLLTVPAIACGTILMPVWCAPAALVLPIVAGGLLLRPASLLGLYAAAAGALIVEALMLGPYMEGPARVTPGTVLVVAACGFFGLLIAQFRARVGVPWRRGGTMLFDLRERIRVQSALPRLPKGWHREMALRPAGGQSFSGDFVVAARTNGGRTLEVVLTDVSGKGMDAGSRALLLSGAFGGLLGSLPPHGFLPAANGYLLRQDWDEGFATSIHLVLDLDSGDYELLSAGHLPALQLHSGTGRWEEKSAEGPLLGVYDGAQFDPIKGTLCPGDVLMLFTDGLVEANDREIAEGMDRLTGEADRYVATGFEGAAWHLIEAVAKDVNDDRALLLVRREP from the coding sequence ATGGCACGTGGCGCAGCAGACTCGTACACGGCCCGGTGGCGCAAATCGATGCACCGGGCCCGCACCGCGCTGCGCAAATCCGGTGTCGACTACTTCCGTGGCGACGGCTCCGACTGGATCGCGCTGGTCGGGCTGCTGCTGACCGTGCCGGCGATCGCCTGCGGCACGATCCTGATGCCGGTCTGGTGCGCGCCAGCCGCCCTCGTCCTGCCGATCGTCGCCGGCGGACTGCTGCTGCGGCCCGCCAGCCTGCTGGGGCTGTACGCGGCCGCGGCCGGAGCCCTGATCGTCGAGGCGTTGATGCTGGGCCCGTACATGGAGGGCCCGGCGCGGGTCACACCCGGAACCGTGCTGGTCGTGGCCGCCTGCGGATTCTTCGGGCTGCTCATCGCCCAGTTCCGGGCCCGGGTCGGCGTGCCCTGGCGACGCGGCGGCACCATGCTCTTCGACCTCCGTGAACGCATCCGGGTGCAGAGCGCCCTGCCCAGGCTGCCCAAGGGCTGGCACCGCGAGATGGCGCTGCGCCCGGCCGGCGGCCAGTCCTTCTCCGGTGACTTCGTCGTCGCCGCCCGCACCAACGGCGGCCGCACCCTCGAAGTCGTCCTCACCGATGTCTCGGGCAAGGGCATGGACGCCGGCTCCCGCGCCCTGCTGCTGTCCGGAGCCTTCGGCGGCCTGCTCGGCTCCCTCCCGCCGCACGGCTTTCTGCCCGCGGCCAACGGCTATCTCCTGCGCCAGGACTGGGACGAGGGCTTCGCCACCTCCATCCATCTCGTCCTCGACCTGGACTCCGGCGACTACGAGCTGCTCTCCGCGGGCCATCTGCCCGCCCTGCAGCTCCACTCCGGCACCGGCCGCTGGGAGGAGAAGTCCGCCGAGGGCCCGCTCCTCGGCGTCTACGACGGTGCCCAGTTCGACCCCATCAAGGGCACCTTGTGCCCCGGCGACGTGCTGATGCTGTTCACCGACGGACTCGTCGAGGCGAACGACCGTGAGATCGCCGAGGGCATGGACCGGCTGACCGGTGAGGCCGACCGCTATGTGGCGACGGGATTCGAGGGTGCCGCCTGGCATCTCATAGAAGCCGTGGCGAAGGACGTCAACGACGACCGCGCCCTGCTGCTCGTCCGCCGGGAGCCCTGA
- a CDS encoding GNAT family N-acetyltransferase, which yields MATATELRMLQREQWDRWYGKLELAFGGVPESREERELWSALTECDRSMGAWDGDECVGTAGAFGFHVSVPGGAFVPAAGVTMVSVAATHRRRGVLTSMMRRQLDDVRAWGEPLAVLTASEPDIYGRFGYGIATHQLTLDIDTTRARIAAPPGTDDVRLRFAPVEESAEACEAVYLRTIGSRPGMFARKPGWERLPLLDPASEREGASPMQCVLAERDGEVVGYVRFHNKPEWDAFGPGGSITLRQIDALDPAAYAALWRFLFDIDLTSRVQARNRPVDDPLLGLVTDVRRCGVRVRDSLHVRLVDLAAALAARTYQAPVEVVFEVEDAFCPWNEGRWRLMGDAKGASCERTTAAADLALSARELGAAYLGGVTLSSLAAAGRVRELRGGALAEASVAFGSDVAPWLPHGF from the coding sequence ATGGCGACTGCGACTGAACTGCGGATGCTCCAGCGCGAGCAGTGGGACCGGTGGTACGGGAAACTGGAGCTCGCCTTCGGCGGTGTCCCGGAGAGCCGTGAGGAGCGCGAGCTGTGGAGCGCGCTGACCGAGTGCGATCGCTCGATGGGCGCGTGGGACGGCGACGAGTGCGTCGGTACGGCCGGGGCGTTCGGTTTCCATGTGTCGGTGCCGGGCGGGGCGTTCGTGCCCGCGGCCGGCGTGACGATGGTGAGTGTGGCGGCCACGCACCGGCGGCGCGGGGTGCTTACGTCGATGATGCGGCGCCAGCTGGACGACGTCCGCGCGTGGGGCGAGCCGCTCGCGGTGCTGACGGCGTCCGAGCCGGACATCTACGGCCGGTTCGGCTACGGCATCGCGACACATCAGCTGACTCTGGACATCGACACGACCCGGGCGCGGATCGCCGCGCCGCCGGGGACGGACGACGTGCGGCTGCGGTTCGCGCCGGTCGAGGAGTCGGCCGAGGCGTGCGAGGCGGTGTATCTGCGCACGATCGGTTCACGGCCCGGGATGTTCGCGCGGAAGCCGGGCTGGGAGCGGCTGCCGCTGCTCGATCCGGCGTCCGAGCGGGAGGGCGCCTCGCCGATGCAGTGCGTGCTCGCCGAGCGGGACGGTGAGGTCGTGGGCTATGTGCGGTTCCACAACAAGCCGGAGTGGGACGCGTTCGGCCCGGGCGGCTCGATCACGCTGCGGCAGATCGACGCGCTGGACCCGGCGGCGTACGCGGCGCTGTGGCGCTTCCTCTTCGACATCGACCTGACGTCGCGGGTCCAGGCCCGGAACCGGCCGGTGGACGATCCGCTGCTGGGGCTCGTCACGGACGTCCGGCGCTGCGGTGTCCGGGTGCGGGACTCTCTGCACGTACGGCTGGTGGACCTGGCCGCGGCGCTCGCGGCGCGGACGTACCAGGCGCCTGTGGAGGTCGTGTTCGAGGTCGAGGACGCGTTCTGCCCCTGGAACGAGGGGCGCTGGCGGCTCATGGGCGACGCCAAGGGCGCGTCGTGCGAGCGGACGACGGCCGCGGCGGACCTGGCGCTGTCCGCAAGGGAGTTGGGGGCGGCCTATCTGGGCGGGGTGACGCTGTCGTCGCTGGCGGCGGCGGGACGCGTACGGGAACTGCGGGGCGGCGCGCTGGCGGAGGCGTCGGTGGCGTTCGGCTCCGACGTCGCGCCGTGGCTGCCGCACGGGTTCTAG
- a CDS encoding Fpg/Nei family DNA glycosylase, which translates to MPEGHTIHRLAADYRERFGGRSVRVTSPQGKFADSAALLDGTVLERTDAHGKHLFLGFGGQEWIHIHLGLFGKVNFGGAPLPPPTDTVRLRLANPESYVDLRGPTTCALLTDGEKQAIHDRLGPDPLRPSDGPDRAWARISRSRTTVAALLMDQKIIAGVGNVYRAEVLFRHGIDPYRAGKDLTRREWHAVWADLVALMREGVRHNRIDTVRPEHTPEAMGRPPRVDDHGGEVYVYRRAHQPCHICGGEIRTADLAARNLFWCPACQRA; encoded by the coding sequence ATGCCCGAAGGGCACACGATCCACCGACTGGCCGCCGACTACCGGGAACGGTTCGGCGGCCGGTCCGTGCGGGTGACCAGCCCGCAGGGCAAGTTCGCCGACTCCGCCGCGCTGCTCGACGGCACGGTGCTGGAGCGCACCGACGCGCACGGCAAGCACCTCTTCCTCGGCTTCGGCGGCCAGGAGTGGATCCACATCCACCTGGGCCTCTTCGGCAAGGTGAACTTCGGCGGCGCGCCCCTGCCGCCGCCCACCGACACGGTGCGGCTGCGGCTCGCGAACCCCGAGTCCTACGTCGACCTGCGCGGCCCCACCACCTGTGCGCTGCTCACGGACGGCGAGAAGCAGGCGATACACGACCGCCTCGGGCCCGACCCGCTCCGCCCGTCCGACGGCCCGGACCGGGCCTGGGCCAGGATCTCCCGCTCCCGTACGACCGTGGCGGCCCTGCTCATGGACCAGAAGATCATCGCGGGCGTCGGCAACGTCTACCGCGCGGAAGTCCTCTTCCGGCACGGCATCGATCCGTACCGGGCGGGGAAGGACCTCACCCGGCGCGAGTGGCACGCCGTCTGGGCGGACCTGGTCGCGCTCATGCGCGAAGGCGTACGCCACAACCGCATCGACACCGTCCGCCCCGAGCACACCCCCGAGGCCATGGGCCGCCCGCCCCGCGTCGACGACCACGGCGGCGAGGTCTACGTCTACCGCAGGGCGCACCAGCCCTGCCACATCTGTGGCGGCGAGATCCGCACCGCCGATCTCGCCGCCCGCAATCTCTTCTGGTGCCCGGCCTGCCAACGGGCCTAG
- a CDS encoding ribose-5-phosphate isomerase has protein sequence MRVYLGSDHAGFELKNHLVEWLTAHGHEPVDCGPHIYDAQDDYPPFCLRAAERTAADPDALGIVIGGSGNGEQIAANKVKGVRAALAWSVQTATLGREHNDANVVAVGARMHTTDEATTFVEVFLKTPYSGEERHTRRIEMLSTYETTGELPPVPAHHPQEPTA, from the coding sequence ATGCGCGTGTACCTCGGCTCCGACCATGCCGGCTTCGAACTCAAGAACCACCTCGTCGAGTGGCTCACGGCTCACGGCCACGAGCCCGTCGACTGCGGTCCCCACATCTACGACGCCCAGGACGACTACCCGCCGTTCTGCCTGCGTGCCGCCGAGCGGACGGCCGCCGACCCGGACGCCCTCGGCATCGTGATCGGCGGCTCCGGCAACGGCGAGCAGATCGCCGCGAACAAGGTCAAGGGCGTCCGTGCCGCGCTGGCGTGGAGCGTGCAGACCGCCACCCTCGGCCGTGAGCACAACGACGCCAACGTCGTCGCCGTCGGCGCCCGGATGCACACCACCGACGAGGCGACCACCTTCGTCGAGGTCTTCCTCAAGACCCCGTACTCGGGTGAGGAGCGTCACACCCGCCGTATCGAGATGCTCTCGACGTACGAGACCACCGGCGAGCTGCCCCCGGTCCCGGCCCACCACCCGCAGGAGCCGACCGCCTGA
- a CDS encoding amino acid permease, producing the protein MSSQPTLTKAGVTPGEPGNSQPSDGLKAGLKNRHLSMIAIGGVIGAGLFVGSSGGIAAAGPAILVSYLLVGALVVFVMRMLGEMAAASPNSGSFSAYADRALGRWAGFSIGWLYWFFWVVVLAVEATAGAVILESWIPAVPQWGWALIVMVVLTATNLVSVSSYGEFEFWFAGIKVVAIGGFVIIGLLAVFGVLPGSDNPGAGFAHLTDSGGFLPNGAGAILTGVLMVVFSFMGSEIVTLAAGESEDPRRAVTKATNSVIWRIAVFYLGSIFVVLTLLPWNDKSIIEKGSYVAALDSIGIPYAGQIMNVIVLTAVLSCLNSGLYTASRMAFSLGQRGDAPKAFAKVSAKGVPTAAILGSVVFGFGAVYANYAYKDSVFSFLLNSSGAVALFVWLVICFTQLRMRKILLREAPEKLTVKMWLFPYLTWATAAMITFVLVYMLFDDANREVVLWSVAVAAVVLIIGFVLDRVRPKQAVDAEPAQQIEDARV; encoded by the coding sequence ATGAGCTCGCAGCCGACCCTTACGAAGGCAGGCGTAACGCCCGGAGAACCCGGGAATTCGCAGCCTTCGGACGGTCTCAAGGCCGGCCTGAAGAATCGCCATCTGTCCATGATCGCCATCGGTGGTGTGATCGGCGCAGGACTGTTCGTCGGTTCCTCCGGCGGCATCGCCGCGGCCGGCCCCGCCATCCTGGTGTCGTACCTGCTCGTCGGCGCGCTGGTCGTGTTCGTGATGCGGATGCTCGGCGAGATGGCCGCCGCGAGCCCGAACTCTGGCTCCTTCTCGGCGTACGCCGACCGCGCGCTCGGCCGCTGGGCGGGCTTCTCCATCGGCTGGCTCTACTGGTTCTTCTGGGTCGTCGTGCTGGCGGTCGAGGCGACCGCGGGCGCGGTGATCCTCGAGAGCTGGATCCCGGCCGTGCCGCAGTGGGGCTGGGCACTGATCGTGATGGTCGTGCTGACCGCGACCAACCTGGTCTCGGTCTCGTCGTACGGCGAGTTCGAGTTCTGGTTCGCGGGCATCAAGGTCGTCGCCATCGGCGGCTTCGTGATCATCGGTCTGCTGGCCGTGTTCGGCGTGCTGCCGGGCTCCGACAACCCGGGCGCGGGCTTCGCGCACCTGACCGACTCGGGCGGCTTCCTTCCCAACGGCGCGGGCGCCATCCTCACCGGTGTGCTGATGGTCGTCTTCTCCTTCATGGGCAGCGAGATCGTCACGCTGGCGGCCGGTGAGTCCGAGGACCCGCGCCGCGCGGTCACCAAGGCCACCAACAGCGTGATCTGGCGCATCGCCGTCTTCTACCTGGGCTCGATCTTCGTGGTCCTGACGCTGCTGCCGTGGAACGACAAGTCGATCATCGAGAAGGGCTCGTACGTCGCGGCCCTGGACTCGATCGGCATCCCGTACGCCGGCCAGATCATGAACGTCATCGTGCTGACGGCGGTCCTGTCCTGCCTGAACTCCGGCCTCTACACCGCCTCGCGCATGGCCTTCTCGCTGGGCCAGCGCGGTGACGCGCCGAAGGCCTTCGCCAAGGTCAGCGCCAAGGGTGTGCCGACCGCCGCGATCCTGGGCTCCGTCGTCTTCGGCTTCGGCGCCGTGTACGCCAACTACGCGTACAAGGACTCGGTCTTCTCCTTCCTGCTGAACTCCTCGGGTGCCGTGGCGCTGTTCGTGTGGCTGGTCATCTGCTTCACCCAGCTGCGCATGCGCAAGATCCTGCTGCGCGAGGCGCCGGAGAAGCTGACGGTGAAGATGTGGCTCTTCCCGTACCTGACCTGGGCGACCGCCGCGATGATCACCTTCGTGCTGGTCTACATGCTCTTCGACGACGCGAACCGTGAGGTCGTGCTCTGGTCGGTGGCCGTCGCGGCCGTCGTGCTGATCATCGGCTTCGTGCTCGACCGGGTGCGGCCGAAGCAGGCCGTGGACGCCGAGCCGGCGCAGCAGATCGAGGACGCCAGGGTCTGA
- a CDS encoding biotin transporter BioY produces the protein MSTAAAPVRSGGLPHAEGRGTLADLLPASRTKDIALVVGGAVLTGIAAQISVPVPGSPVPVTGQTFAALLVGTALGTRRGFLSLALYALAGMAGMPWFAEGTSGYAMPSFGYILGMLLAATVVGALARRGADRSVLRTAGSMVLGSAIIYAVGVPYLALATGMTLAQAVSAGLVPFLIGDALKAALAMGALPTAWKLIGRRG, from the coding sequence ATGAGCACCGCTGCCGCCCCCGTCCGATCGGGTGGGCTTCCCCATGCCGAAGGCCGGGGGACCCTCGCCGACCTGCTGCCCGCCTCCCGCACGAAGGACATCGCCCTCGTCGTCGGCGGCGCGGTGCTCACGGGCATCGCGGCACAGATCTCGGTCCCGGTCCCGGGCTCCCCGGTCCCGGTCACCGGCCAGACCTTCGCCGCGCTGCTCGTCGGCACCGCGCTCGGCACCCGCCGGGGCTTCCTCTCCCTCGCGCTGTACGCGCTCGCCGGGATGGCGGGCATGCCGTGGTTCGCCGAGGGCACCTCCGGCTACGCCATGCCGTCCTTCGGCTACATCCTCGGCATGCTGCTCGCCGCCACCGTGGTCGGCGCCCTTGCCCGCCGCGGCGCCGACCGCTCCGTCCTGCGCACCGCGGGCTCGATGGTCCTCGGCTCCGCGATCATCTACGCGGTCGGCGTGCCGTATCTGGCCCTCGCCACCGGAATGACGCTCGCCCAGGCCGTGTCGGCGGGTCTCGTCCCGTTCCTGATCGGTGACGCGCTCAAGGCCGCGCTGGCGATGGGCGCGCTGCCCACCGCCTGGAAGCTCATCGGCCGCCGCGGCTGA
- a CDS encoding amino acid permease gives MHDAPPSLPATEAEPLSHGLKQRHLTMLGLGGVIGAGLFVGSGAGIALAGPGIVISYLLAGALAMLVMRMLGEMSAAMPASGAFSVHAERALGRWAGFSVGWLYWFLLVVVLAVEATGAATIAHGWVPGVPQWTWVLVFMVVFTVANLAAVKNFGEFEFWFAALKVGAIVLFLLLGTLAILGVLPDTDPVGLSNLTGQGGFLPSGWAGVVSGVLAVVFAFGGLEVVTIAAAESKDPARAVGRAVRSAVWRILLFYVGSMLVIVTVLPWTAMKPGQSPYVAVLDAIGVPGAAQIMNIVVFVALLSALNANLYGSSRMVFSLAERGEAPAGLLKVSEGGVPRRAVFASVAFGFVSVLLNLKWPDTVFLYMLNAVGAVLLFVWGLVAVSQLRLRRRIEREAPEKLTLKMWCFPWLTWVALAGIAAVLVLMLGDDGARPQVLWSAAATAAVLLVAWLRELRDLRASRA, from the coding sequence ATGCACGATGCACCGCCCAGCCTGCCGGCCACCGAGGCAGAACCTCTGTCGCACGGGCTGAAGCAGCGGCACCTGACCATGCTCGGCCTCGGCGGGGTGATCGGTGCGGGGCTGTTCGTCGGCTCGGGCGCCGGGATCGCGCTCGCGGGCCCCGGCATCGTGATCTCGTATCTGCTCGCCGGCGCGCTGGCGATGCTCGTGATGCGCATGCTCGGCGAGATGTCGGCGGCGATGCCCGCGTCCGGCGCCTTCTCCGTGCACGCCGAGCGGGCGCTGGGCCGCTGGGCCGGCTTCAGCGTCGGCTGGCTGTACTGGTTCCTGCTGGTGGTCGTGCTCGCCGTGGAGGCGACGGGCGCGGCGACGATCGCCCACGGCTGGGTTCCGGGCGTTCCGCAGTGGACCTGGGTGCTGGTCTTCATGGTGGTCTTCACGGTCGCCAACCTCGCCGCGGTGAAGAACTTCGGCGAGTTCGAGTTCTGGTTCGCCGCGCTGAAGGTCGGCGCGATCGTCCTCTTCCTGCTGCTGGGCACGCTGGCGATCCTCGGTGTGCTTCCCGACACGGACCCGGTCGGGCTGAGCAATCTGACCGGCCAGGGCGGATTCCTGCCGAGCGGCTGGGCGGGCGTCGTCTCCGGAGTCCTCGCCGTGGTCTTCGCCTTCGGCGGCCTGGAGGTCGTCACGATCGCGGCCGCCGAGTCGAAGGACCCGGCCCGCGCGGTCGGGCGAGCCGTGCGCAGCGCCGTGTGGCGCATCCTCCTCTTCTACGTCGGCTCGATGCTGGTCATCGTGACCGTGCTGCCGTGGACCGCGATGAAGCCGGGCCAAAGCCCGTACGTCGCCGTCCTCGACGCGATCGGGGTGCCCGGGGCCGCGCAGATCATGAACATCGTGGTGTTCGTGGCGCTGCTGTCCGCCCTCAACGCCAACCTCTACGGCTCGTCCCGGATGGTGTTCTCGCTCGCCGAGCGCGGCGAGGCGCCCGCGGGTCTGCTGAAGGTCTCCGAGGGCGGGGTGCCGCGCCGGGCGGTGTTCGCGTCGGTCGCCTTCGGCTTCGTCTCCGTACTGCTCAACCTGAAGTGGCCGGACACCGTCTTCCTCTACATGCTCAACGCGGTCGGCGCGGTGCTGCTGTTCGTCTGGGGCCTGGTCGCCGTGTCACAGCTGCGGCTGCGCCGGCGGATCGAACGCGAGGCGCCGGAGAAGCTGACCCTGAAGATGTGGTGCTTCCCGTGGCTGACCTGGGTGGCGCTGGCCGGGATCGCGGCGGTGCTGGTGCTGATGCTGGGTGACGACGGCGCGCGCCCGCAGGTGCTGTGGTCGGCCGCGGCGACGGCGGCGGTGCTGCTGGTGGCGTGGTTGCGGGAGTTGCGCGACCTGCGGGCGAGCCGTGCCTGA
- a CDS encoding amino acid permease, giving the protein MSRTSAPAPVDTKVDSALAHGLKQRHLSMIALGGVIGAGLFVGSGAGIAAAGPSIVIAYAISGLLVMLVMRMLGEMSAANPASGSFSVHAERAIGPWAGFTAGWAFWFLLCVAVGLEGIGAAKIVTGWLPGTPEWAWVALFMLVFCVTNLAAVKNFGEFEFWFAALKVGAIVLFLGLGVLAIVGVLPGSDAPGTANLTGDGGFMPNGTEGLVVGLLASVFAYGGLETVTIAAAESEHPVQGVAKAVRTAMWRIAIFYIGSMAVIVTLVPWDDKTVVEKGPYVATLDHLGIPAAGQIMNVVVLVALLSAMNANIYGASRMAGSLVTRGQGPKVLGKISGGVPRVAVLTSCVFGFACVLLSYWRPNDVFIWLLNMIGAIILVVWIFIAVSQLLLRRRTDREAPETLVVRMWAYPYLTWVALAGMAAIFVLMAREEDTRLQLYFTGGLTVALAVIGVVRQVLASTAAPKANEAEPADAADSTDSTDSTDSADVKA; this is encoded by the coding sequence ATGTCTCGGACCTCGGCGCCCGCGCCGGTCGACACCAAAGTCGACTCGGCGCTCGCGCACGGCCTCAAGCAGCGCCATCTGTCGATGATCGCCCTCGGCGGTGTGATCGGCGCAGGCCTCTTCGTCGGCTCCGGCGCCGGTATCGCCGCCGCCGGACCGTCGATCGTCATCGCCTACGCGATCTCCGGCCTGCTCGTCATGCTCGTGATGCGCATGCTCGGCGAGATGTCGGCGGCGAACCCGGCCTCCGGCTCCTTCTCGGTGCACGCCGAGCGGGCGATCGGCCCCTGGGCGGGCTTCACGGCGGGCTGGGCTTTCTGGTTCCTGCTCTGTGTGGCGGTCGGCCTCGAGGGCATCGGCGCCGCGAAGATCGTCACCGGCTGGCTGCCGGGCACGCCCGAATGGGCCTGGGTCGCGCTGTTCATGCTGGTCTTCTGCGTCACCAACCTCGCGGCCGTGAAGAACTTCGGCGAGTTCGAGTTCTGGTTCGCCGCGCTGAAGGTGGGCGCGATCGTCCTCTTCCTCGGTCTCGGTGTGCTCGCGATCGTGGGAGTGCTGCCCGGCAGCGACGCCCCCGGCACCGCGAACCTCACGGGTGACGGCGGCTTCATGCCCAACGGCACCGAGGGGCTGGTCGTCGGACTGCTCGCGTCCGTCTTCGCGTACGGCGGCCTGGAGACGGTCACCATCGCCGCGGCCGAGTCCGAGCACCCGGTGCAGGGTGTGGCCAAGGCCGTCCGTACCGCGATGTGGCGCATCGCGATCTTCTACATCGGCTCCATGGCGGTCATCGTCACGCTGGTCCCGTGGGACGACAAGACCGTCGTCGAGAAGGGCCCGTACGTCGCCACGCTCGACCACCTCGGCATTCCGGCCGCCGGCCAGATCATGAACGTGGTCGTGCTGGTCGCCCTGCTCTCCGCGATGAACGCCAACATCTACGGCGCCTCCCGTATGGCCGGTTCGCTGGTCACCCGCGGCCAGGGCCCGAAGGTGCTCGGGAAGATCTCGGGCGGCGTACCGCGCGTGGCGGTGCTGACGTCCTGCGTCTTCGGCTTCGCCTGCGTACTGCTCAGCTACTGGCGGCCGAACGACGTCTTCATCTGGCTGCTCAACATGATCGGCGCGATCATCCTGGTCGTCTGGATCTTCATCGCCGTCTCGCAGCTGCTGCTGCGCCGCCGGACCGATCGCGAGGCGCCGGAGACGCTGGTCGTGCGGATGTGGGCCTACCCGTACCTCACCTGGGTGGCGCTTGCGGGCATGGCCGCGATCTTCGTCCTGATGGCCCGCGAGGAGGACACCCGTCTGCAGCTGTACTTCACGGGTGGGCTGACGGTGGCGCTGGCCGTCATCGGTGTCGTCCGTCAGGTGCTGGCCTCGACGGCGGCGCCCAAGGCGAACGAGGCCGAACCGGCCGATGCCGCCGACTCCACCGACTCCACCGACTCCACCGACTCCGCCGATGTGAAGGCGTAG